Proteins encoded in a region of the Triticum dicoccoides isolate Atlit2015 ecotype Zavitan chromosome 3A, WEW_v2.0, whole genome shotgun sequence genome:
- the LOC119271633 gene encoding uncharacterized protein LOC119271633 produces MAASLLFAARKICGRALGRPPQLYFRAAVKEEQSLLLPRIGHGRSFPQRFSSSESSLSKKQHGPQLAANTTKSSKHTPCHPNYVRKIYFGTIGTAIGVLAILYGVARTHGGPIFREQLLGLPPKPSKEDD; encoded by the exons ATGGCAGCTTCGCTTTTGTTTGCCGCGAGAAAGATCTGCGGTCGCGCCCTTGGGCGACCACCGCAGTTGTATTTTAGGGCGGCCGTTAAGGAGGAACAGAGTCTGCTGTTGCCAAGGATTGGCCATGGCAGGAGCTTCCCTCAACGCTTCAGCTCCTCTGAATCAAGTCTTTCAAAAAAG CAGCATGGACCTCAATTAGCTGCAAACACTACAAAGTCGTCGAAGCACACACCATG TCACCCCAATTATGTACGTAAAATATATTTTGGGACAATCGGGACGGCTATAGGAGTCCTTGCAATACTCTATGGTGTGGCCCGTACACACGGGGGGCCGATTTTTAGAGAACAACTATTGGGCTTGCCGCCTAAACCAAGCAAGGAAGATGATTAG